CAATCAGAAGCACCTTCAGAACTCCCTATCATCTACATGAACCTTGGAATCAATTCCGGCAAAAACAACAAATGCAATGAGGCAGAGAGATATTTCAGCAAGGCGCTTCAGATTCAAATTTCCAATACCAACCAGGAACACTATATGGTCGCCGCTATCCGTCTCCGGCATGGTGAATCATTTTTACATTGCTGGCAGAATATTTCAAAAGCCGTTGAACAGTTTCAGGAAGCTCTGCGAATTGCCAGGATCAATTACGGAGAAAAGAACTCAACAACAGCACAGTGTTACCATGATCTGGGATTGGCCTACGAAGCAATGCGAGACTATCCGGAAGCCTTAAAGTTCTATCAGAAGGCGATTATTTCATACAGTGATGGTTTTGATGCCGAAGACCCTGACCGGAATCCGGGACCTGAGAACATCCGGCCGGGGCTGAATCTGATTGAGACGTTGAAACACAAGGGGCTGATATTAAAGACGATTTATTATTCTTTCCACAGGAAGCAGGATCTTGTTTCCAGTCTGAATACATTTCTGCTGGCTGAAACCATCATGGATAAAATCCGGCAGGGTTACAGCTCGGAACAAAGCAAGGTGTCTCTTGTTTCCAGGGAAGCCGAAATCTACGAACACATCATTGACAATACCTTTACATTGTGGAAGCTGACAGGCGATTACACCTACCTGCAACTGGCGTTTGAAACCATGGAACGAAGCAAGGCTTCTACTCTTCTCAGCTCCATAAGGAACATTGAGGCCTCGGAATTCGGAGGGATACCTCTGGAACTCAGTCAGCTGGAACGACGTCTCAAACGGGAAATCAGTTTTTATCAGGAAAACATTTATGAAGAAAAACGATCGCGCAAACCCGACCAGAGGAAGATCTCTACCTGGGAACAAATCCTCTTCCGTCTGAACCAGCGCTATGATTCCCTGGTCAGAACCTTTGAACAGCAATATCCTAACTATTATACCCTGAAATTTGACAACACAGTGCTGGGGCTGGATGCCTGCCGGCGCAGTCTGAAGCATTCCCATGCCATGTTGCAGTATTCCCTTTCCGATTCCGTGCTTTACACCCTCATGGTAAGCTACGATACCGTTATTTTTACACGCATTCAGGCTGATTCCATCTTCAGCAGATCATTGCATGATTTTCTTCAGGAGGTTTCTTTTGGTGACTTTACAGGCGATGAGGAATATCGTTTTAAACGATACATCCGATCGGGAAGGTTTCTTTTCGGTAAACTGATTGAGCCATACATCCCCTGGATCAACGATCGGAAAATCATTATCGTGCCAAATGAACAGCTTGCCTACCTGCCCTTTGAAGCACTGTTAACTGACTCCTGTCCTTCAGAAATCAACTACCGCAAGTTGCCTTATATGGTCAGGAAATATACGGTAAGTTACACCTATTCGGCCACTCTTCTTTCCCAGACAAAAGGTCATTTCAGGTTAAAAGCCCGGAACACCCTTCTTGCCATCGCCCCGCAATATGCTCTTACGGCCAGGAACATTCCAACTTCTGAGCGTACCCGGCAATACATTGACAACCTGTATCCCATACCCGGGGCCAGAGAGGAAGCCATTGAAGCCCAGAAGATCTTTCACGGAAAGCTGCTTGTTGACAGGGAGGCTTCGGAAGAAAACTTTAAACGCCTTGCCGGCCAATTTGATCTCCTCCATCTTTCCATGCATACCATTATTGATGATGCCGACCCCATGTTTTCCAAGCTGGCATTTACAAGGGGAGCTGACAGCACGGAAGACGGGTTGCTGAACACCTATGAGATTTATAACCTGCGACTGAAATGCCAGCTTGCCGTGCTCAGTTCGTGCAACACCGGGAAAGGAAAAATGCTCCGGGGGGAAGGTGTTATGAGCCTGGCCAGAGCTTTCATTTATGCAGGTTGTCCCGGCATTATCATGTCATTATGGGAAGTTGAAGATAAAACCAGCGTCGGGCTGATGGGATATTTTTATAAATTTCTCTGGAAGGGAAAACCGAAATCGGATGCACTCCGAATGTCCAAAATCAAGTATCTGGCCGAGGCTGACCCGCTGATGGCCCATCCATATTTCTGGGGAGGTTTTGTGTTCATCGGCGATGATCAACCCATAGCCTATCCGTTTATGAAAATAACATTCCCGATTCTGCTGGCTCTGCTATTAATTTCTCTTTTGGTTTCCATCGGGGTTTATCATAGAAAAAAATACCGATTGAAGAACGCTTCTTAAGCGGGAATTAGTAATTCCGATAGCAGTCAGGATAAACCGGTATTTGCAGTTTACATTAGTCCTTTTGCTATGCTGCATCGGGGTTTGCCCGGATGCCTGCTTTGCAATTCAGCCCGCAACATCTTAGTTTGCTTCACTCCTAGTATGAATTATCCCGACTAATACTATATCGTCTTGATTCATATGTCGAAATGTTATACAAAACTGATTGTAGAAAATTCCAACAGGAGAATTAACGGGAACCCCGAAGGTTTCCAGCAGTCGGGATAATGGCTTATGAGCGGTTTGCTGATAAACTTAACGCCGGAAAGACTTGCGGTTGATCTTTCGACCAACGTGAAGATTTAATCGAAATAATCCTGATAATTGGGATCGTTTTTGACCTTTTCCATTAACTCTTTCTGGGCCAGATATTTTTTGCGGCGTGCATAATTTTCATCTTTGTATCCCATTATTTTGGCTATTTCCTGGTAGGAAACATTCTCCATATAAAGCTTCAGTACTTTCTGGGAATCGGGATCAAGAGTAAGAAAATGTTTCTGTATGATTGAATACTTCATACTGGCATTCACTTCAGCCGAATCAGGCGGAGGTTCAATTTCATAGTTGTACTCGCCCGGAAGCGGATTGACAGGCCTTTTCTTTTCCAGCAGTTTCAACCACAGATTTTTGCATACCCCGAAAAGATACTGTCGGAAATCCTTTATCACCGGCGGGGGATTCATCTTCATATAACGGTACATGATAATGAGGGATTCCTGGAAAACATCCTTGGCATCCTCATCGTTTCCTCCGTTCTTTACAATGTATGCCTGAATCATAGGAAAGTAACTACGGTATATAAAGGTTAACACAGCTGCATTCCGTGCCCGTACTCCTTCGAGAAGTTCTGCATGACTGTATTCGCTCACGATCCAGGCGTTTGGACAAAGGCAATAGTCTTCAAATATATATAAAAATCAATTAAAGCGAACCTTGAAGCCCCGATAAATCATATTAACCGGTTTTTTTAATTAAAGACCTTTATAACATACCGGTAAACTGAAGCAAGGACAATGGATTTAAATCTTCAGCCGTCAAATATGCAGATACACATTGTGTGGATAATGCAGTAATCCGCATAACTCCAAATACAGGCCGGCTTTACTTCGTGAGTTTGTCAAGCAAACGAAAAAGCATTTTTCTGGTAAAGGAAACATGGGAAATACCCGCTGCGATTTCTTCGGGCGACTGCACCCATTTTCCCGGAATCAGATCAGAGACAGATTCCCGGGTGATCATGTCAAGCGATTCTCCCGTTTCTTCCAGATGAAACTGAAGCGCCACCACATTGGTGCCATAAAGAAATCCCTGATTTTTGCAGGCATCCGATGAACCCACCAGCACTGCCCCGTCAGGGAGATCAAATGTTTCTCCGTGCCAGTGA
The DNA window shown above is from Bacteroidales bacterium and carries:
- a CDS encoding sigma-70 family RNA polymerase sigma factor, whose amino-acid sequence is MSEYSHAELLEGVRARNAAVLTFIYRSYFPMIQAYIVKNGGNDEDAKDVFQESLIIMYRYMKMNPPPVIKDFRQYLFGVCKNLWLKLLEKKRPVNPLPGEYNYEIEPPPDSAEVNASMKYSIIQKHFLTLDPDSQKVLKLYMENVSYQEIAKIMGYKDENYARRKKYLAQKELMEKVKNDPNYQDYFD
- a CDS encoding CHAT domain-containing protein, which gives rise to QSEAPSELPIIYMNLGINSGKNNKCNEAERYFSKALQIQISNTNQEHYMVAAIRLRHGESFLHCWQNISKAVEQFQEALRIARINYGEKNSTTAQCYHDLGLAYEAMRDYPEALKFYQKAIISYSDGFDAEDPDRNPGPENIRPGLNLIETLKHKGLILKTIYYSFHRKQDLVSSLNTFLLAETIMDKIRQGYSSEQSKVSLVSREAEIYEHIIDNTFTLWKLTGDYTYLQLAFETMERSKASTLLSSIRNIEASEFGGIPLELSQLERRLKREISFYQENIYEEKRSRKPDQRKISTWEQILFRLNQRYDSLVRTFEQQYPNYYTLKFDNTVLGLDACRRSLKHSHAMLQYSLSDSVLYTLMVSYDTVIFTRIQADSIFSRSLHDFLQEVSFGDFTGDEEYRFKRYIRSGRFLFGKLIEPYIPWINDRKIIIVPNEQLAYLPFEALLTDSCPSEINYRKLPYMVRKYTVSYTYSATLLSQTKGHFRLKARNTLLAIAPQYALTARNIPTSERTRQYIDNLYPIPGAREEAIEAQKIFHGKLLVDREASEENFKRLAGQFDLLHLSMHTIIDDADPMFSKLAFTRGADSTEDGLLNTYEIYNLRLKCQLAVLSSCNTGKGKMLRGEGVMSLARAFIYAGCPGIIMSLWEVEDKTSVGLMGYFYKFLWKGKPKSDALRMSKIKYLAEADPLMAHPYFWGGFVFIGDDQPIAYPFMKITFPILLALLLISLLVSIGVYHRKKYRLKNAS